The Bacteroidota bacterium genome has a window encoding:
- the rplE gene encoding 50S ribosomal protein L5, with protein sequence MSYVPRLKDKYRNDIVPALMKKFNYDSVMQVPRLLKISVNQGVGDAVSDKKLIDSAVAEMSMITGQKAVATKSRKDIANFKLRAGVPVGVRVTLRETNMYEFLDRLISVALPRIRDFRGINPKGFDGSGNYTLGVTEQIIFPEIDIDKVNKIQGMDITFVTSAKTDEEAIELLREFGLPFRTN encoded by the coding sequence ATGAGTTACGTACCGCGCCTGAAAGACAAGTACCGGAATGACATCGTTCCGGCACTGATGAAGAAATTCAATTACGACAGCGTGATGCAGGTTCCGCGTCTGCTCAAGATCAGCGTTAACCAGGGTGTCGGCGATGCTGTGAGCGACAAGAAGCTCATCGACTCCGCCGTAGCCGAGATGTCGATGATCACGGGTCAGAAAGCCGTAGCGACCAAATCGCGCAAGGACATTGCGAACTTCAAGCTGCGTGCCGGAGTACCGGTCGGCGTGCGCGTCACCCTTCGGGAGACGAACATGTACGAATTCCTGGACCGTTTGATCTCTGTTGCGCTTCCCCGCATCCGTGATTTCCGCGGCATCAACCCGAAAGGATTCGACGGCAGCGGCAACTATACACTGGGAGTGACCGAACAGATCATTTTCCCGGAGATCGACATCGACAAGGTGAACAAGATCCAGGGTATGGACATCACATTCGTTACGTCGGCAAAGACGGACGAAGAGGCGATCGAGCTGCTCCGTGAATTCGGACTGCCGTTCCGGACCAATTAA
- the rplW gene encoding 50S ribosomal protein L23 — protein sequence MSVLKKPLITEKMTKTSEKLGQYGFLVDRTANKIQIKQAVEKMYNVTVESVNTMVAPGKAKTRYTKTGVVSGSSGSFKKAVVTLKKGDAIDFYSNI from the coding sequence ATGAGCGTCCTGAAGAAACCCCTCATCACCGAGAAGATGACGAAGACCAGCGAGAAGCTGGGTCAATACGGTTTTCTCGTCGATCGTACGGCGAACAAGATCCAGATCAAGCAGGCCGTCGAGAAAATGTACAATGTCACCGTTGAAAGCGTGAACACGATGGTCGCTCCCGGCAAGGCGAAGACCCGTTACACCAAAACCGGAGTCGTATCCGGCAGCAGCGGTTCGTTCAAGAAGGCAGTCGTGACCCTGAAGAAGGGCGACGCCATCGATTTCTACAGTAACATCTAA
- the fusA gene encoding elongation factor G has protein sequence MSKELTNTRNIGISAHIDAGKTTTTERVLYYTGKVHKIGEVHEGAATMDWMVQEQERGITITSAATTTYWNYLNDQYKINIIDTPGHVDFTVEVERSLRVLDGAVALFCAVGGVEPQSETVWRQMNKYRVPRIGFVNKMDRAGANFLNVVAQVKERLSGNPVPLQLPIGAEDMFKGVVDLITNKAIIWHEETKGATFDVVPIPVDMQADVNHWRANLVEAVAEFDDHLMEKFFEDPNSITEDELRTAIRKAVIAMKITPMMCGSAFKNKGVQAMLDAVIQYLPAPNEIENVKGVNPNTDQEEERKADPKDKFAALAFKIMTDPFVGRLAFFRVYSGRLDAGSYVLNARTGKNERISRIIRMHANKQNPIDFIEAGDIGAAVGFKEIKTGDTLCDVNAPIILESMSFPTPVIGLAIEPKTQADVDKLGMALAKLAEEDPTFRVHTDEETGQTVISGMGELHLEIIVDRLKREFKVECNQGAPQVAYKEAIMGSASHRETYKKQTGGRGKFADIQFEISPADADWLAKGHTGLQFVNEITGGSIPREFIPAIQKGFDAAMGTGVLAGYPLESMKVRIYDGSFHAVDSDSLSFEICAKMGYREAAAKAKPVLMEPIMKVEVVTPDLYMGDVMGDLNKRRGQLEGMDTRAGAQVIKAKVPLSEMFGYVTSLRTITSGRASSSMEFSHYSECPRTLAEEVIAKAKGKAKAEKVN, from the coding sequence ATGAGCAAAGAGCTAACAAATACCCGCAACATCGGCATCTCGGCACACATTGACGCCGGGAAGACGACTACTACGGAACGTGTCTTGTATTACACCGGTAAGGTGCACAAGATCGGTGAGGTACACGAAGGCGCTGCTACCATGGACTGGATGGTTCAGGAGCAGGAGCGTGGTATCACCATTACATCCGCAGCCACCACGACTTATTGGAATTACCTGAATGACCAGTATAAGATCAATATCATTGATACACCTGGTCACGTTGACTTTACCGTTGAAGTAGAGCGCTCCCTGCGCGTACTCGACGGAGCTGTCGCCCTTTTCTGTGCCGTTGGTGGTGTGGAGCCCCAGTCGGAGACCGTTTGGCGTCAGATGAACAAATACCGCGTTCCCCGGATCGGTTTCGTGAACAAGATGGACCGTGCCGGCGCGAACTTTTTGAACGTTGTCGCTCAGGTAAAAGAGCGCCTCAGCGGTAATCCCGTTCCCCTGCAGCTCCCGATCGGCGCCGAAGACATGTTCAAAGGCGTGGTCGACCTGATCACCAACAAAGCCATCATCTGGCATGAAGAGACCAAAGGCGCTACGTTCGACGTAGTACCGATCCCGGTCGACATGCAAGCCGATGTGAACCACTGGCGCGCCAACCTGGTTGAAGCCGTGGCTGAATTCGACGACCACCTGATGGAGAAGTTCTTCGAAGATCCGAACAGCATCACCGAAGACGAGCTCCGTACGGCTATCCGTAAGGCGGTTATTGCCATGAAGATCACCCCGATGATGTGCGGTTCCGCCTTCAAGAACAAGGGTGTTCAGGCGATGTTGGACGCAGTGATCCAGTACCTCCCGGCTCCGAACGAGATCGAGAACGTGAAGGGTGTCAACCCCAACACCGACCAGGAGGAAGAGCGTAAGGCTGATCCGAAGGACAAATTCGCAGCACTTGCGTTCAAGATCATGACCGATCCGTTCGTAGGTCGTCTCGCGTTCTTCCGTGTGTATTCCGGTCGCCTGGATGCAGGTTCGTATGTGCTCAACGCACGTACCGGCAAGAACGAGCGTATCTCGCGTATCATCCGCATGCACGCCAACAAGCAGAACCCGATCGACTTCATCGAAGCCGGTGATATCGGTGCTGCCGTTGGTTTCAAGGAAATCAAGACCGGTGACACGCTGTGCGATGTCAACGCGCCGATCATCCTCGAATCGATGAGCTTCCCGACCCCGGTTATCGGACTCGCCATCGAGCCGAAGACCCAGGCCGACGTAGACAAGCTGGGTATGGCGCTTGCCAAACTTGCCGAAGAAGATCCGACGTTCCGCGTACACACCGACGAAGAGACCGGTCAGACCGTTATCTCCGGTATGGGTGAACTCCACCTGGAGATCATCGTGGACCGTCTGAAGCGCGAGTTCAAAGTAGAATGTAATCAGGGTGCACCGCAGGTGGCTTACAAAGAAGCCATCATGGGCAGTGCTTCGCACCGTGAGACGTATAAGAAGCAGACGGGTGGTCGCGGTAAGTTCGCCGACATCCAGTTCGAGATTTCTCCGGCTGATGCCGATTGGCTGGCCAAAGGTCATACCGGCCTCCAGTTCGTGAACGAGATCACCGGTGGTTCTATTCCGCGTGAATTCATCCCGGCGATCCAGAAAGGATTCGATGCCGCCATGGGTACCGGTGTTCTTGCCGGTTATCCGCTCGAGTCAATGAAGGTCCGGATCTACGACGGTTCGTTCCACGCGGTCGACTCCGACTCACTCTCGTTCGAAATCTGCGCCAAGATGGGTTATCGTGAAGCCGCCGCGAAAGCGAAGCCGGTCCTCATGGAGCCGATCATGAAAGTGGAAGTCGTTACCCCAGACTTGTACATGGGTGACGTCATGGGCGACTTGAACAAGCGTCGTGGACAGCTCGAAGGCATGGATACCCGTGCCGGCGCGCAGGTGATCAAAGCGAAAGTTCCGCTGTCGGAAATGTTCGGTTACGTGACCTCGTTGCGTACCATCACCTCCGGTCGTGCTTCCTCCAGCATGGAGTTCTCACACTACAGCGAATGCCCGCGTACCCTGGCCGAGGAAGTCATCGCCAAGGCGAAAGGCAAAGCTAAAGCCGAGAAAGTCAACTAA
- the rpsC gene encoding 30S ribosomal protein S3: MGQKANPIGNRLGIIRGWDSNWFGGKKYADKLVEDEKIRKYLLARLSKGGVAKIVIERTLKLITVTIHTARPGIVIGKGGQEVDKLKEELKKLTKKDVQINIFEIKRPELDAQLVADSICRQIEARISFRRAAKMAIASTMRMGAEGVRVMVAGRLGGAEIARTEQYKDGRIPLHTFRADIDFAIAEAQTSYGKIGAKVWICKGEIYGKRDLSPNIGSGASSPAPKGLTATGRDRGDRGGRGGRGGDRGGRGGQGGRGGQRKN; the protein is encoded by the coding sequence ATGGGACAAAAGGCAAATCCGATCGGCAACCGTCTGGGGATCATCCGCGGTTGGGACTCCAACTGGTTTGGCGGCAAGAAGTATGCTGACAAGCTGGTAGAGGACGAGAAGATCCGTAAATACCTCCTTGCACGCCTATCCAAAGGCGGCGTTGCCAAGATCGTGATCGAGCGTACCCTGAAGCTCATCACCGTAACGATCCACACGGCACGTCCGGGTATCGTGATCGGTAAAGGTGGTCAGGAAGTGGACAAACTGAAGGAAGAGTTGAAGAAGCTCACCAAGAAGGACGTCCAGATCAACATCTTTGAGATCAAGCGTCCTGAACTGGATGCGCAGCTGGTTGCCGACAGCATCTGTCGTCAGATCGAGGCCCGTATCTCGTTCCGTCGCGCAGCCAAGATGGCCATCGCGTCGACGATGCGCATGGGCGCCGAGGGTGTCCGTGTCATGGTAGCCGGTCGTCTGGGCGGTGCTGAAATCGCACGTACCGAGCAGTACAAGGACGGTCGTATTCCGCTGCACACCTTCCGTGCCGATATCGACTTCGCTATCGCGGAAGCACAGACCTCGTATGGAAAGATCGGCGCGAAAGTGTGGATCTGCAAAGGCGAGATCTATGGCAAGCGTGATCTCTCTCCGAACATCGGTTCAGGCGCATCTTCGCCGGCTCCCAAGGGTCTGACCGCAACCGGTCGTGACCGTGGAGATCGTGGAGGACGGGGTGGACGCGGTGGTGACCGTGGCGGCCGCGGAGGACAAGGCGGACGTGGCGGACAGCGTAAGAACTAA
- the rplX gene encoding 50S ribosomal protein L24 has translation MNVRKGDTVKVIAGDSKGAQGRVLEVLVSERRVLVEGVNLVTKHTKPNAKNTQGGIVKQEAPIHISNVMVVDGKGNTTRVGRREEGGKLVRYSKKSGEVIKK, from the coding sequence CTGAACGTCCGCAAAGGGGACACCGTGAAAGTGATTGCCGGTGACTCCAAAGGCGCACAGGGACGCGTGCTGGAGGTGCTCGTGAGCGAGCGCCGCGTGCTGGTCGAAGGTGTGAACCTGGTGACCAAGCACACCAAGCCCAACGCCAAGAACACCCAGGGCGGCATTGTGAAGCAGGAAGCGCCGATTCACATCTCGAATGTGATGGTCGTCGACGGCAAGGGTAACACGACCCGCGTAGGACGCCGTGAAGAGGGTGGAAAACTAGTTCGATACTCTAAAAAGTCCGGGGAGGTAATCAAGAAATGA
- the rpmC gene encoding 50S ribosomal protein L29, giving the protein MKKEDIKELTSEELQLRLQEEKANYVKYRMNHAVSPVDNPMKMRDMRRGIARIHTELTKRAKAEQSK; this is encoded by the coding sequence ATGAAAAAAGAGGATATCAAGGAATTAACGTCTGAGGAGCTTCAGCTGCGTTTGCAGGAGGAGAAGGCGAACTACGTGAAGTATCGCATGAACCATGCGGTATCGCCGGTCGACAACCCGATGAAGATGCGCGACATGCGCCGCGGCATCGCCCGGATCCATACCGAGCTAACGAAGCGCGCCAAAGCAGAACAGTCGAAATAA
- the rplB gene encoding 50S ribosomal protein L2, with protein MAVKKLRPMTPTQRHTTVDSFEDITASRPEQSLVVRIKRSGGRNSDGKMTMRYIGGGHRKMYRLIDFKRDNHGIEGTVKTIEYDPNRTARIALVNYKNGDKRYIVAPVGLKVGQKVLSGTNATPEIGNALFLKDIPLGTLIHNIELRPGQGAVMARSAGSFAQLAARDGNYAIIKMPSGETRKVLASCLATIGTVSNPDHNKESLGKAGRNRWAGRRPRVRGVAMNPVDHPMGGGEGRASGGHPRSRKGLYAKGRKTRRKNHPTNKYIIERRKK; from the coding sequence ATGGCAGTCAAGAAACTCCGCCCGATGACCCCGACCCAGCGTCACACGACGGTGGACTCGTTTGAAGATATCACAGCTTCCCGTCCGGAGCAGTCACTGGTTGTACGCATCAAGCGTTCCGGTGGCCGTAACAGCGACGGTAAGATGACCATGCGCTACATCGGTGGCGGTCATCGCAAGATGTACCGTCTGATCGATTTCAAGCGCGATAACCACGGTATCGAAGGCACGGTCAAGACCATTGAATACGATCCGAACCGTACGGCCCGTATCGCTCTTGTGAATTACAAGAACGGTGACAAGCGTTACATCGTAGCGCCGGTAGGTCTGAAGGTTGGTCAGAAAGTCCTTTCCGGTACCAATGCCACCCCGGAGATCGGGAACGCCCTTTTCCTGAAGGACATTCCGCTGGGTACGTTGATCCATAACATCGAGTTGCGTCCTGGACAGGGAGCGGTCATGGCGCGCAGCGCCGGATCATTCGCTCAGCTCGCGGCCCGCGATGGTAATTACGCCATCATCAAGATGCCTTCCGGCGAAACCCGTAAGGTACTGGCTTCCTGCCTCGCGACGATCGGTACCGTATCGAATCCGGACCACAACAAAGAGAGCCTGGGTAAAGCCGGCCGTAACCGTTGGGCGGGTCGTCGTCCGCGTGTTCGTGGTGTGGCCATGAACCCGGTTGATCACCCCATGGGTGGTGGCGAAGGCCGCGCTTCGGGTGGACACCCGCGCTCCCGCAAGGGCTTGTACGCGAAGGGACGCAAGACCCGTCGCAAGAATCATCCGACGAATAAATACATCATCGAAAGACGCAAGAAATAA
- the rpsS gene encoding 30S ribosomal protein S19 produces the protein MARSLKKGPYIAHYLEQKVTKMNESKKKTVIKTWSRASMIAPEFVGHTFAVHNGNKFIPVYVTENMVGHKLGEFAPTRTYRGHSGNRKDDKK, from the coding sequence ATGGCTCGTTCGCTTAAGAAAGGTCCTTACATCGCTCATTACCTCGAACAGAAGGTGACGAAGATGAATGAAAGCAAGAAGAAGACGGTGATCAAGACCTGGTCACGTGCTTCGATGATCGCACCGGAATTCGTCGGTCACACCTTCGCGGTTCACAACGGGAACAAGTTCATCCCGGTGTATGTGACGGAAAACATGGTGGGTCACAAACTCGGTGAATTCGCTCCGACCCGCACCTACCGTGGTCATAGCGGAAACCGTAAGGACGACAAGAAATAA
- the rplV gene encoding 50S ribosomal protein L22, translating to MGVRKRESADKRKEVMKSTAIARLVNVPTSPRKMRIVADLIRGKEVMQAMNILRYNAKAPAARLEKLLQSAIANWEAKTGDKIDEGTVCVKMVQVDSARMLKRLRPAPQGRGYRVRKRSNHVTIILDRMVAAPAKGKKQQEEAA from the coding sequence ATGGGAGTAAGAAAACGTGAATCCGCTGATAAGCGCAAAGAAGTGATGAAGAGCACGGCCATCGCCCGCCTGGTGAATGTGCCGACGTCTCCGCGCAAGATGCGCATCGTAGCGGACCTGATCCGTGGAAAAGAAGTGATGCAGGCGATGAACATCCTGCGTTATAACGCGAAGGCGCCTGCAGCCCGCCTGGAAAAGCTGTTGCAATCGGCCATTGCAAACTGGGAAGCCAAGACCGGCGACAAGATCGACGAGGGTACCGTTTGCGTCAAGATGGTACAGGTGGACAGCGCCCGTATGTTGAAGCGTCTTCGTCCGGCCCCGCAGGGTCGCGGCTACCGTGTACGCAAGCGTTCGAACCACGTGACCATTATCCTGGACCGCATGGTTGCGGCGCCGGCAAAGGGTAAGAAGCAACAGGAAGAAGCAGCCTAA
- a CDS encoding 30S ribosomal protein S12, which yields MPTISQLVRKGREKLIDKSKSPALTSCPQRRGVCTRVYTTTPKKPNSAMRKVARVRLTNKYEVTAYIPGEGHNLQEHSIVLIRGGRVKDLPGVRYHIVRGSLDTAGVEGRKQQRSKYGTKRPKPGAAPAGKK from the coding sequence ATGCCGACAATTTCACAGTTGGTCCGTAAGGGACGCGAAAAATTGATCGATAAGAGTAAATCACCTGCTCTTACCTCGTGTCCGCAGCGTCGTGGTGTTTGCACCCGCGTGTATACCACCACTCCCAAGAAGCCGAATTCCGCCATGCGTAAGGTGGCGCGTGTTCGTCTGACCAACAAGTATGAAGTGACGGCCTACATCCCGGGTGAGGGTCACAACCTCCAGGAGCACTCCATCGTGTTGATCCGCGGCGGTCGTGTGAAGGATCTTCCGGGTGTTCGCTACCACATCGTTCGTGGTTCTTTGGACACGGCTGGTGTTGAGGGTCGCAAGCAGCAGCGTTCGAAATACGGAACCAAGCGTCCGAAGCCGGGTGCTGCACCTGCAGGTAAGAAGTAA
- the rpsN gene encoding 30S ribosomal protein S14 — MAKESMKAREVKRQQMAAKYAAKREALKQSGDYIALDKLPKNASPVRQHNRCKLTGRPRGYMRIFGVSRVTFRKLALEGKIPGVTKASW, encoded by the coding sequence ATGGCAAAAGAATCAATGAAAGCACGGGAAGTAAAGCGTCAGCAAATGGCCGCGAAGTATGCAGCCAAGCGTGAGGCGCTGAAGCAGTCTGGCGATTACATCGCTCTGGACAAACTCCCGAAGAACGCTTCTCCGGTACGTCAGCACAACCGCTGCAAGCTCACGGGTCGTCCCCGCGGATACATGCGCATCTTCGGCGTTTCCCGCGTGACCTTCCGCAAACTTGCGTTGGAAGGCAAGATTCCTGGCGTAACCAAAGCCAGCTGGTAA
- the rpsG gene encoding 30S ribosomal protein S7, with amino-acid sequence MRKTKPKKRILLPDPKFNDTAVTRFVNMMMLSGKKNTAFAIFYDAVQKVEDKTKENGLDTWKKAMANVMPTVEVKSRRVGGATFQIPTEIRPDRRISLSIKWMINYSRLRNEKTMSDRLAGEIIAAAKGEGAAVKKKEDTHRMAEANKAFSHFRA; translated from the coding sequence ATGCGGAAGACAAAACCGAAAAAACGCATCCTGTTACCGGATCCCAAGTTCAACGACACGGCAGTAACCCGTTTCGTGAACATGATGATGTTATCCGGTAAGAAGAACACGGCATTCGCCATTTTCTACGACGCCGTCCAGAAGGTAGAAGACAAGACGAAGGAGAACGGACTGGACACCTGGAAAAAAGCCATGGCGAACGTGATGCCGACGGTAGAAGTAAAGAGCCGTCGTGTCGGCGGAGCTACCTTCCAGATCCCGACGGAAATTCGTCCGGACCGCCGCATCAGTCTTTCGATCAAGTGGATGATCAACTACTCCCGCCTGCGCAACGAGAAGACCATGTCGGATCGTCTGGCCGGTGAAATCATCGCCGCTGCAAAGGGTGAAGGTGCAGCTGTTAAGAAAAAAGAAGACACGCACCGGATGGCAGAAGCCAACAAGGCTTTCTCGCACTTCCGTGCCTGA
- the rpsQ gene encoding 30S ribosomal protein S17: MEQTATPQRGLRKERIGVVVSNKMNKSIVVAVERKVKHPMYGKFIKKTTTFMAHDEKNESNVGDLVKITETRPMSKNKCWRLAQILERAK; this comes from the coding sequence ATGGAACAAACCGCAACCCCGCAGCGCGGCCTGCGCAAAGAGCGAATCGGCGTCGTTGTCAGCAACAAGATGAACAAGAGCATCGTGGTGGCTGTCGAGCGTAAGGTGAAGCACCCGATGTACGGGAAGTTCATCAAGAAGACGACCACGTTCATGGCGCATGATGAAAAGAACGAATCGAACGTCGGCGACCTGGTGAAGATCACCGAGACCCGTCCGATGAGTAAGAACAAATGCTGGCGCCTCGCCCAGATCCTGGAGCGGGCTAAGTAA
- the rplN gene encoding 50S ribosomal protein L14 → MIQQESRCVVADNSGAKEVLCIRVLGGTKKRYASLGDKIVVTVKHALPSGNIKKGTVSKAVVVRTKKEVKRSDGSYIRFDDNAVVLLNAQDELRGTRIFGPVARELRDKQFMKIVSLAPEVL, encoded by the coding sequence ATGATCCAGCAGGAATCCCGGTGCGTAGTAGCCGACAACAGCGGTGCCAAGGAAGTACTCTGCATTCGCGTGTTGGGCGGCACCAAGAAGCGCTATGCTTCGTTGGGCGACAAGATCGTCGTCACGGTAAAGCACGCGCTGCCCTCCGGTAATATCAAAAAGGGTACGGTTTCGAAAGCCGTCGTGGTCCGCACCAAGAAAGAAGTGAAGCGTTCTGACGGGTCGTACATCCGTTTCGACGACAACGCCGTCGTGTTGCTGAATGCACAGGACGAATTGCGCGGAACCCGCATCTTCGGCCCGGTAGCACGTGAACTTCGTGATAAGCAGTTCATGAAGATCGTCTCCCTGGCTCCGGAAGTACTCTGA
- the rpsJ gene encoding 30S ribosomal protein S10, whose product MSQRIRIKLKSYDHNLVDKSAEKIVKTVKVTGAVVNGPIPLPTGKKIFTVLRSPHVNKKAREQFQLCSYKRLLDIYNSTAKTVDALMKLELPSGVEVEIKAS is encoded by the coding sequence ATGTCTCAGCGCATCCGCATTAAGCTCAAGTCCTACGATCACAATCTGGTTGACAAATCGGCCGAGAAGATCGTGAAGACGGTGAAAGTCACCGGCGCAGTCGTCAACGGACCCATTCCGCTGCCGACCGGCAAGAAGATCTTCACCGTGCTGCGTTCCCCGCACGTCAACAAGAAGGCTCGCGAGCAGTTCCAATTGTGCTCATACAAGCGCCTGCTCGACATCTACAACTCGACTGCCAAGACCGTCGACGCGTTGATGAAGCTGGAGCTTCCGAGCGGTGTGGAAGTAGAGATCAAAGCATCCTAA
- the rplP gene encoding 50S ribosomal protein L16, with product MLQPKKTKFRKQHKMVPKGNATRGYSLAFGSFGIKALETGWLPSKQIEAARVALTRYMKREGQVWCRIFPDKPITRKPAEVRMGKGKGNPEFWVAVVKPGTIIFEAEGVSEATAREALRLASQKLQVTTKFIVRRDFEA from the coding sequence ATGTTACAACCGAAAAAGACCAAATTCCGCAAACAGCATAAAATGGTGCCGAAGGGCAACGCGACCCGCGGTTATTCCCTGGCCTTCGGTTCCTTTGGAATCAAGGCGTTGGAGACCGGCTGGTTGCCGTCCAAGCAGATCGAGGCAGCTCGTGTCGCGCTGACGCGTTACATGAAGCGTGAAGGTCAGGTGTGGTGCCGGATTTTCCCGGACAAGCCGATCACCCGCAAGCCTGCCGAGGTACGTATGGGTAAAGGAAAAGGTAACCCGGAATTTTGGGTGGCCGTCGTGAAGCCCGGTACCATCATCTTCGAAGCCGAGGGTGTATCGGAAGCAACGGCACGTGAAGCCTTGCGTCTGGCCTCCCAGAAGCTGCAGGTAACGACCAAGTTCATCGTCCGCCGCGATTTCGAAGCATAA
- the rplD gene encoding 50S ribosomal protein L4 codes for MEAVVVNTAGKETGKKVRLNDQIFGIEPNDHAIYLDVKQYLANQRQGTHKSKERAEIARTTKKLKRQKGTGGARAGSMKSPLFVGGGRVFGPRPRDYSFKLNKKLKRLACLSALTYKAKGKSVTILENFNFDKPKTKQYADILKNLQLENKKALVVLPQHDHNIYLSARNLQSNKVVTAGELNTYDVLNAQHLVLVEGSVPALETRFLS; via the coding sequence ATGGAAGCAGTAGTGGTAAACACCGCCGGTAAAGAGACCGGCAAGAAGGTCCGGTTGAACGACCAGATCTTCGGGATCGAGCCGAACGATCACGCGATCTATCTCGACGTGAAGCAATACCTCGCCAACCAGCGCCAGGGAACGCACAAGTCGAAGGAGCGCGCAGAGATCGCCCGCACGACCAAGAAACTGAAGCGTCAGAAGGGTACGGGCGGCGCCCGTGCCGGTTCGATGAAATCCCCGCTCTTCGTGGGTGGTGGACGCGTATTCGGTCCTCGTCCGCGCGATTATTCCTTCAAGCTGAACAAGAAGCTGAAGCGCCTCGCGTGCCTCTCGGCTCTGACGTACAAAGCCAAGGGTAAGAGCGTAACGATCCTCGAAAACTTCAACTTCGACAAGCCGAAGACGAAGCAATACGCGGATATCCTGAAGAATCTCCAACTGGAGAACAAGAAGGCTCTGGTCGTACTTCCGCAACACGACCACAACATCTACCTGTCGGCGCGCAACCTGCAGAGCAACAAGGTGGTCACCGCCGGTGAACTGAATACCTACGACGTCCTCAACGCCCAGCACCTGGTGTTGGTTGAGGGCTCTGTTCCCGCACTCGAAACCCGATTCTTATCATGA
- the rplC gene encoding 50S ribosomal protein L3, whose protein sequence is MSGIIGKKIGMTSVFSADGTYIPCTVIEAGPCVVTQVKTKEKDGYTAVQLAFGDKKEKHTTKAEAGHFKKSGTSPKRNVMEFRHFEQLPEVGSEIKADLFAEGDFVDVVGTSKGRGFQGVVKRHGFSGVGMQTHGQHNRLRAPGSRGASSFPSRVWPGQRTAGHMGVARVKMQNLQVVKVVPEQNILVVKGAVPGHKGSIVIVEK, encoded by the coding sequence ATGTCAGGAATCATCGGAAAGAAGATCGGAATGACCAGCGTCTTCAGCGCGGACGGGACTTACATCCCGTGTACCGTGATTGAAGCGGGTCCTTGCGTCGTCACCCAGGTGAAGACCAAGGAGAAGGACGGCTACACGGCTGTTCAGCTGGCTTTCGGCGACAAGAAAGAAAAGCACACGACCAAGGCGGAAGCCGGTCATTTCAAGAAATCAGGCACCAGCCCGAAGCGTAACGTGATGGAGTTCCGTCACTTCGAACAGCTTCCGGAAGTGGGCAGCGAGATCAAAGCCGATCTCTTTGCAGAAGGCGATTTCGTGGATGTCGTTGGCACCTCGAAGGGCCGCGGTTTCCAGGGCGTTGTGAAGCGTCACGGCTTCAGCGGTGTCGGTATGCAGACCCACGGTCAGCACAACCGTCTTCGTGCCCCGGGTTCGCGTGGAGCGTCCTCGTTCCCATCCCGCGTATGGCCGGGCCAGCGTACTGCCGGTCACATGGGCGTAGCGCGTGTGAAGATGCAGAACCTGCAGGTAGTAAAAGTGGTTCCTGAGCAGAACATCCTCGTTGTGAAGGGTGCTGTTCCGGGACATAAAGGTTCCATTGTAATTGTGGAGAAATAA